A stretch of the Medicago truncatula cultivar Jemalong A17 chromosome 5, MtrunA17r5.0-ANR, whole genome shotgun sequence genome encodes the following:
- the LOC11423817 gene encoding uncharacterized protein — protein sequence MASIYTCSECNTNLNLNTSYTYPPDFYFEAGNKNSISFSTIDATKFKFEKEDKIRPFFETINYWGIQRKRTKIKCNNCNHLVGYVYDDGPPLINTPGQFHMGPSQVIPRAPRYRFKSKSLRITSQT from the coding sequence ATGGCTTCAATCTACACCTGCTCAGAATGCAACACAAACCTCAACCTCAACACCTCCTACACTTACCCACCGGATTTCTACTTCGAAGCCGGAAACAAAAACTCAATCTCCTTCTCCACCATCGACGCTACCAAGTTCAAATTCGAAAAAGAAGATAAGATCCGTCCATTCTTCGAAACAATCAACTATTGGGGAATTCAAAGAAAGAGAACTAAGATCAAGTGTAATAATTGTAATCATCTTGTTGGTTATGTATATGATGATGGTCCTCCTCTTATTAATACTCCTGGTCAGTTTCATATGGGTCCTAGTCAAGTTATTCCTAGAGCTCCTAGATATAGGTTTAAATCCAAATCACTTCGAATCACTTCTCAAACTTAA